In Myxococcus stipitatus, the following are encoded in one genomic region:
- a CDS encoding FHA domain-containing protein codes for MDEVIFVEVVEGDSVHARHRLERFPATVGRAYSNDVILDDPKVSPEHLRIERREDGSLVVRDAGSHNGTWRVDSWARLAELELVPDTRVAVGDTVLRFRGRNHAVPETVVTSVPTAPRERWFEHARAFPLAMLALLLVSALESHLGNYGRTDWGELTVALVMPLTLTLLWAGGWAVASRISRRQFHYRTHATIGSLVLLAAVALPPLLSVLGFSLGWDSGLVWLHHVTFLVLMGFGLFWHLRYVARWEPARLVRVLVVVTLAFGALSRADALLGNEPFSTSLDFSRTLLPPALRLARAQPMESFFEKMDGLQQKVDALAKEE; via the coding sequence GTGGACGAAGTGATTTTCGTCGAGGTGGTGGAGGGGGATTCCGTCCACGCGCGGCACCGGCTGGAGCGCTTCCCCGCGACGGTGGGGCGCGCGTATTCGAACGACGTCATCCTCGATGACCCGAAGGTGTCCCCCGAGCACCTGCGCATCGAGCGGCGCGAGGATGGCTCGCTGGTCGTGCGCGACGCGGGCAGCCACAACGGCACCTGGCGCGTGGACTCCTGGGCGCGGCTGGCGGAGCTGGAGCTCGTGCCCGACACACGCGTGGCGGTGGGGGACACGGTGCTGCGCTTCCGCGGGCGCAATCACGCGGTGCCGGAGACGGTGGTGACGTCCGTGCCCACCGCGCCGCGCGAGCGCTGGTTCGAGCACGCGCGCGCCTTCCCGCTGGCGATGCTGGCCTTGCTGCTGGTGAGCGCGCTCGAGTCGCACCTGGGGAACTACGGCCGCACGGACTGGGGCGAGCTGACGGTGGCGCTGGTGATGCCGCTCACGCTCACGCTGCTGTGGGCGGGGGGCTGGGCCGTCGCGAGCCGCATCTCCCGGCGCCAGTTCCACTACCGCACGCACGCCACCATCGGCAGCCTGGTGCTGCTGGCCGCTGTTGCCCTGCCGCCGCTGTTGTCGGTGCTGGGCTTCAGCCTGGGGTGGGACTCCGGGCTGGTCTGGCTGCACCACGTGACGTTCCTGGTGCTCATGGGCTTCGGCCTGTTCTGGCACCTGCGCTACGTGGCCAGGTGGGAGCCGGCGCGGCTGGTGCGGGTGCTGGTCGTGGTGACGCTGGCCTTCGGCGCGTTGTCCCGGGCGGATGCCCTGCTGGGCAACGAGCCGTTCAGCACGTCGCTGGACTTCTCCCGCACGCTCCTGCCGCCGGCGCTCAGGCTGGCCCGGGCCCAGCCCATGGAGTCCTTCTTCGAGAAGATGGACGGGCTCCAGCAGAAGGTGGACGCGCTCGCGAAGGAGGAATAG
- a CDS encoding 6-phosphofructokinase, whose amino-acid sequence MARSLRLGVLTGGGDCPGLNALIRGLVKRGTHEFGHEFVGIENGYMGLVEPDLTRPLTEEDTRGILPKGGTILGTSNRANPFIYAFREGTGWVERDVSDAVLRRCEALKLDGLVAVGGDGTLSIAHRLSEKGLKVVGCPKTIDNDLSGTDQTFGFDTARLIVTEALDRLHTTAESHDRVMLVEIMGRHAGFLTLDSGLAGGADVILIPEIPYRVESIVEKLRARATRRRSFSIIAISEGAFPVGGTLAVLDRAEDVPGRGVVRLGGAGKVCADLLAQHIEAEIRVTVLGHLQRGGSPSAADRVLATRYGCKVLDLVRDGQWDHMVALRAGEIVAVPLSESRKERRVDPSGELVRFAKSMGISFGD is encoded by the coding sequence ATGGCCCGTTCCCTGAGACTCGGAGTCCTCACCGGTGGCGGCGACTGCCCCGGGCTCAACGCGCTCATTCGCGGCCTCGTCAAGCGGGGCACGCATGAGTTCGGCCATGAGTTCGTGGGCATCGAGAATGGCTACATGGGCCTGGTGGAGCCCGACCTGACGCGTCCCCTCACCGAGGAGGACACGCGGGGAATCCTGCCCAAGGGCGGCACCATCCTGGGCACGTCCAACCGGGCCAATCCCTTCATCTACGCGTTTCGCGAGGGCACGGGCTGGGTGGAGCGCGACGTGTCCGACGCGGTGCTGCGCCGGTGCGAGGCTCTGAAGCTCGACGGGCTCGTCGCGGTGGGAGGAGACGGCACCCTCTCGATTGCCCACCGGCTGAGCGAGAAGGGCCTCAAGGTGGTCGGCTGCCCGAAGACCATCGACAACGACTTGAGCGGCACGGATCAGACGTTCGGCTTCGACACCGCTCGCCTCATCGTCACCGAGGCCCTGGATCGGCTGCACACCACCGCCGAGTCCCATGACCGGGTGATGCTGGTGGAGATCATGGGCCGGCATGCGGGTTTCCTCACGTTGGATAGCGGCCTGGCCGGTGGCGCCGACGTCATCCTCATCCCGGAGATTCCCTACCGGGTGGAGTCCATCGTCGAGAAGCTGCGCGCCCGCGCCACGCGCCGCCGCAGCTTCTCCATCATCGCCATCTCCGAGGGCGCCTTCCCCGTGGGCGGCACGCTGGCCGTCCTGGACCGGGCCGAGGATGTCCCCGGACGCGGCGTGGTGCGGCTGGGCGGTGCGGGCAAGGTCTGCGCGGATTTGTTGGCGCAGCACATCGAGGCGGAGATCCGGGTGACGGTCCTGGGCCACCTGCAGCGCGGCGGCAGCCCCAGCGCGGCGGACCGCGTGCTGGCCACGCGCTATGGTTGCAAGGTGTTGGACCTGGTGCGTGACGGGCAGTGGGACCACATGGTGGCCCTGCGCGCCGGGGAAATCGTCGCGGTACCGCTGAGCGAGTCGCGCAAGGAGCGCCGGGTGGACCCATCCGGTGAGCTGGTGCGCTTCGCCAAGAGCATGGGCATCAGCTTCGGGGACTGA
- a CDS encoding aldo/keto reductase, translating to MKFTQLGKTGLRVSRLGLGCMSYGTPSWRPWVLSEEASQPFFRRAVEMGINFFDTADMYSLGVSEEVTGRALKRYAKMEEVVLATKVYFPMGDGPNMRGLSRKHIVQACEASLKRLGVEAIDLYQIHRMDPHTPLEETLSALDQLVQQGKVRYLGASSTFAWQFARALGLADLHGWSRFVSMQDHYNLVYREEEREMHPLCEAEGIGILPWSPLARGLLAGARTSLVDRASTPRAKSDAYATMLYDQPGDWEVVEATRRVAAARNVPPAQIALAWLLSRPLVTAPIIGATKMEHLEDAVRAVDLKLQPEEIQQLEAPYQPHALRGM from the coding sequence ATGAAGTTCACCCAACTGGGCAAGACGGGCCTGCGCGTGTCGCGCCTGGGCCTGGGCTGCATGAGCTACGGCACCCCCTCGTGGCGCCCCTGGGTCCTGAGCGAGGAAGCGTCCCAGCCGTTCTTCCGGCGCGCCGTGGAGATGGGCATCAACTTCTTCGACACGGCGGACATGTATTCGCTGGGTGTCAGCGAAGAGGTGACCGGACGCGCCTTGAAGCGCTACGCGAAGATGGAGGAGGTGGTGCTGGCCACCAAGGTGTACTTCCCCATGGGGGATGGGCCGAACATGCGCGGCCTGTCACGCAAGCACATCGTCCAGGCGTGTGAGGCGAGCCTGAAGCGGCTGGGGGTGGAGGCCATCGACCTGTATCAGATTCACCGGATGGACCCACACACCCCCTTGGAGGAGACGCTGTCGGCGCTGGACCAGCTCGTGCAACAGGGGAAGGTGCGCTACCTCGGCGCGTCCTCGACGTTCGCGTGGCAGTTCGCCCGGGCGCTGGGACTGGCGGACCTGCATGGCTGGTCGCGCTTCGTGTCCATGCAGGACCACTACAACCTCGTGTATCGCGAGGAGGAGCGCGAGATGCATCCCCTGTGCGAGGCCGAGGGCATCGGCATCCTTCCCTGGTCCCCGCTCGCGCGCGGACTGCTCGCGGGGGCACGCACGTCGTTGGTGGACCGCGCCTCCACGCCGCGCGCGAAGTCGGATGCCTACGCGACCATGCTGTATGACCAGCCCGGAGACTGGGAGGTGGTGGAGGCGACACGTCGCGTCGCCGCGGCGCGAAACGTGCCCCCCGCCCAGATCGCGCTGGCGTGGCTGCTGTCTCGTCCGTTGGTGACGGCGCCCATCATCGGCGCCACCAAGATGGAGCACCTGGAGGACGCGGTGCGCGCCGTGGACCTCAAGCTCCAGCCGGAGGAGATTCAGCAACTGGAAGCGCCCTATCAGCCCCACGCGCTCCGGGGGATGTGA
- a CDS encoding serine protease: protein MFVLLLAAVLGQAPLAAPSEPDVPPPVASELPVAPVPAALPPATHELFQRIQNRVAQVRIIERRSGTRSSIGSAFFVSAQGHAITNYHVISDVVLHPEDYTAELVLRSGGDPVPAKLVDVDVVHDLAVIRTEGAVKDFFTLEAREPPQGTRLFAMGNPHDLGTTIVEGTYNGFIQDSLYERVHFSGAINPGMSGGPTLTGQGTVVGINVATMGNQLGFLVPVKRASALLARALEAKEDEARPLVETVRAQLVDNQQRLTEQLLAASLPKQRLGNYHVPGRWSPFLKCWGDTPHDPEVPYTVTNYQCSSEEDIYLSSRHRTGVVAFLHQQATSQKLGALRFSALYTALFSQDPDTVEASREDVTNFRCATEFVDVEGLPVRAAMCLRAYKRFPGLYDLVLRAAALNASTTGVDTSLTLGGFTADNARKLARRYLEGLSWTK from the coding sequence ATGTTCGTCCTCCTTCTCGCCGCCGTGCTGGGGCAGGCGCCGTTGGCCGCCCCGTCCGAGCCGGATGTCCCGCCGCCCGTCGCAAGCGAACTGCCCGTGGCGCCGGTTCCCGCCGCGCTCCCTCCGGCCACCCATGAGTTGTTCCAGCGCATCCAGAACCGCGTCGCGCAGGTGCGCATCATCGAGCGGCGCTCGGGCACGCGGTCGTCCATCGGCTCGGCGTTCTTCGTCTCCGCGCAGGGCCACGCCATCACGAACTACCACGTGATTTCCGACGTGGTGCTCCACCCCGAGGACTACACCGCGGAGCTCGTCCTGCGCAGTGGGGGCGACCCGGTTCCCGCGAAGCTGGTGGACGTGGACGTGGTCCATGACCTCGCCGTCATCCGGACGGAAGGGGCCGTGAAGGACTTCTTCACGCTCGAAGCCCGCGAGCCTCCGCAGGGCACTCGCTTGTTCGCGATGGGCAACCCGCACGACCTGGGCACCACCATCGTCGAGGGGACCTACAACGGCTTCATCCAGGACTCCCTCTACGAGCGCGTCCACTTCAGCGGCGCTATCAACCCGGGAATGAGCGGCGGACCCACGCTCACCGGACAGGGGACGGTGGTGGGCATCAACGTGGCCACCATGGGCAACCAGCTTGGCTTCCTGGTGCCCGTGAAGCGCGCCAGCGCGCTGCTCGCGCGTGCGCTCGAGGCGAAGGAGGACGAGGCCCGGCCGCTCGTGGAGACCGTGCGCGCGCAACTGGTGGACAACCAGCAGCGGCTCACCGAGCAGCTGCTCGCGGCGTCGCTGCCCAAGCAGCGGCTGGGCAACTACCACGTCCCGGGCCGGTGGAGTCCCTTCCTCAAGTGCTGGGGCGACACGCCGCATGACCCGGAGGTGCCGTATACGGTGACCAACTACCAGTGCTCGTCGGAGGAGGACATCTACCTGTCCTCGCGCCACCGCACGGGGGTGGTGGCCTTCCTGCATCAGCAGGCCACGAGCCAGAAGCTGGGCGCGCTGCGCTTCTCCGCGCTCTACACCGCGCTGTTCTCTCAAGACCCGGACACGGTGGAGGCCTCGCGCGAGGACGTCACCAACTTCCGCTGCGCCACGGAGTTCGTGGACGTGGAGGGGCTGCCCGTGCGCGCGGCGATGTGCCTGCGCGCCTACAAGCGCTTCCCGGGGCTCTATGACCTGGTGCTGCGCGCCGCCGCGCTCAATGCCAGCACCACCGGCGTCGACACCAGCCTCACCCTGGGCGGCTTCACGGCGGACAACGCGCGCAAGCTGGCTCGCCGCTACCTGGAGGGACTGTCGTGGACGAAGTGA
- a CDS encoding DUF4130 domain-containing protein has protein sequence MSVASELGAFRDVARGLLARGVPPERVTFEDTPGPWMGQVDPGGMEAAQDWALAVVPGDFLGLAEKVVCHRDPARWALLYRVLWRMTRGERRLLEREGDLDIQRLRRMERAVRRDVRNLVIRVRFRRGVSDGAERYVAWYKPDHRVVRLAAPFLVGRFPSLCWSLFTPDASAHWDRVRLTYGAGLRWEDPPGGTEPPVAPESRVSRGPLARGHGALPVMLLGDVPGTWEEGGGVCFVGPAGKFLEVVLSRAGLRRTDLRISRDAQSGGHAEPLDWREAQVHRERLVAEIAEAGPLLLLVLGSAAGQMFWGPGFRLDLFRGRLVQTPWGAVAMATFAPSEVLRPEDPRQQAELRVHFEADLRAAADGLRRTLVARAESARTSRSRERVNAPAPLAYRPP, from the coding sequence GTGAGCGTGGCATCGGAGTTGGGGGCGTTTCGGGACGTGGCGCGGGGGCTGCTGGCGCGAGGTGTGCCCCCGGAGCGGGTCACCTTCGAGGACACCCCGGGGCCGTGGATGGGGCAGGTGGACCCCGGCGGCATGGAGGCCGCGCAAGACTGGGCGCTTGCGGTGGTGCCGGGGGACTTCCTGGGGTTGGCGGAGAAGGTGGTGTGCCATCGGGACCCGGCGCGCTGGGCGCTGCTGTATCGCGTGCTCTGGCGGATGACGCGAGGCGAGCGGCGCCTGCTGGAGCGCGAAGGGGACCTGGACATCCAGCGGCTGCGGCGAATGGAGCGCGCGGTGCGGCGGGACGTGAGGAACCTGGTGATTCGCGTCCGCTTCCGCCGGGGCGTATCGGACGGCGCGGAGCGCTATGTGGCCTGGTACAAGCCGGACCACCGCGTCGTCCGGCTGGCGGCGCCCTTCCTCGTGGGGCGCTTCCCCTCGCTGTGCTGGAGCCTCTTCACACCGGACGCCAGCGCGCACTGGGACCGGGTGCGCCTCACCTACGGCGCGGGGCTGCGGTGGGAGGACCCTCCTGGCGGCACGGAGCCCCCGGTGGCACCGGAGTCCCGTGTGTCGCGGGGCCCCCTGGCGCGGGGGCACGGTGCGTTACCCGTGATGTTGCTGGGGGACGTGCCGGGCACGTGGGAGGAGGGGGGCGGGGTGTGCTTCGTCGGGCCCGCGGGGAAGTTCCTGGAGGTGGTGCTTTCGCGTGCGGGGTTGCGGCGCACGGACCTGCGAATCTCACGGGACGCCCAGTCCGGTGGCCATGCGGAACCCTTGGATTGGCGGGAGGCGCAGGTGCACCGCGAACGGCTCGTCGCGGAAATCGCGGAGGCAGGGCCCCTGCTGTTGCTGGTGTTGGGGAGCGCTGCGGGGCAGATGTTCTGGGGGCCGGGATTCAGGCTCGACTTGTTCCGGGGACGGCTCGTCCAGACGCCCTGGGGCGCTGTCGCCATGGCCACCTTCGCGCCCTCGGAGGTGTTGCGTCCGGAGGACCCGCGGCAGCAGGCGGAGCTGCGCGTGCACTTCGAAGCGGACCTTCGCGCCGCCGCGGATGGCTTGCGGCGGACGTTGGTGGCACGGGCGGAGTCCGCGCGGACATCGCGGTCGCGGGAGCGCGTCAACGCTCCTGCGCCGCTGGCATATCGGCCCCCGTGA
- a CDS encoding amino acid adenylation domain-containing protein has translation MHLPTRAAPASAFVRPESATLVEVCRSRALSQPTDTIYTFVDETGEHTVTYARLDTEVRAVAARLQRELAPGDRALLMYPPGREYVVGFLACLYAGVVAVPAYPPDVTRLGRTLPRLQALVADCGARVALTSLAISELVGPLTEGLEDLRGLRWLATDVVSLAEAESWRRTPELCEDTVAFLQYTSGSTGTPRGVVLSHRQLLHNSELIAVGFDAKPEPRVVSWLPPYHDMGLIGGIIHPLYRDMPASLMAPMFFLQRPLRWLEIISRHGATVSGGPNFAFDLCVRKSTPEERAALDLSRWEVAFCGAEPVRAETMQRFAEAFAPAGFRRQALYPCYGLAEGTLIVTGRQRSARREDVLVVRDFSREGLGRGEARAPVSGESSAALVSSGEVLGGQTLRVVDPVTRDEVVPGQVGELWVRGLSVAQGYWQRPDETERDFNGRLASSGDGPYLRTGDLGAVVDGQVFVTGRLKDVLILRGRNLYPQDVELTVERAAPGLRPGCGAAFTVEVEGEEQLVVIQEASAKVLEEGAVDVVLARIQAALTEEHGVAAHAVVLITAGSLPKTSSGKVQRRATRKVFLEGALEQVGELRAPRVSEAKPVESSVAEHSDVFPWLVSDVARRLGVAVDALDADAPLTQYGLDSLRGLEVMHGIQQTWRVSLPPTLLLQGPSLREVAEWVSTARAKVTEPSASSSTETEDVSPQVSDGQRALWFLQRMAPGGTAYHIARAMRLAPEVDLGVLGRAFTELAVRHPALACAFPEEHGEPVWRAAAAPVLETESVRGASDEALRERLDAESQRPFDLERGPLVRLRVFTDVPSGPVLLVVFHHLVTDFWSLEVLAEELGALYTAGIHARPASLPPPPRRRAREASLVGPRGDALHAWWSERLGGELPVLELPASRPRPRLQSFRGATVSFRVEPETASRLMAMASARGATPFMVLLAGYLAFLRRYTGQEDLVVGTPTAGRADAELARRVGYFVNPVALRIRVARSLSFSELLADVRRCVLDALEHQELPFARLVERLQPRRDASRAPVFQTMFVLHSGRPGRESLAPFALGDMGTRVRLGALELESVPLRNQASAFDLMLTMAEADGGFAASLEYCADLFDTKSAERMAGHLRALMAAAARAPDVPVLDLPLLDEDEQREMLSLGRRASVSESLPEQGLHGAFESWVEKSPDAVALVAGASRWTYREVDAWAERMAAQLRRQGVELEGRVGVLLERGSPGVVVAFLAVLKAGGTVVPCEPSHPPERISWMLRDAGARWLISEDRLSRRLEPAEDMKLLRWEEHETWSAPDVDTRRNARTLPSPDCVAYVIYTSGSTGRPKGVLVPHRGAMHLAEAMAHRFALGPGARVLQFASPAFDVSVGDYLQGLMTGATLHLPPPGELLAGEALHRVLRAERITHVTLPPSACALLPDDPLPDLRMLITAGEPCPEDLVSRFAPGRTMVNAYGPTEATVFATWATCLAGEGPPDIGRPLPQMDAYVLDEALRPVPPGVVGELYLGGPMVALGYLGRPELSAERFVPDFHGGQPGARLYRTGDVARWRPSGRIEFLGRVDNQVKLRGFRIEPGEVEVALRELAGMRQAHVRVWRPPGEGEPRLVAYVVPPEGGLSPPGELRATLRVRLPEYLVPAEFVALDALPISSSGKVDARALPPPVRTASSEGGPRTPLEETLARVWAESLGFPSVGVHAHFFDELGGSSLSAVRVCARLRDVLGRDVPVTHFFEHPTIHALARRLSSESEPTPRTAKHHERAEARRQALLRRGGRNT, from the coding sequence ATGCACCTGCCGACTCGCGCCGCCCCCGCCTCCGCGTTCGTCCGTCCTGAATCCGCCACGCTCGTGGAGGTGTGTCGCTCCCGGGCGCTGAGTCAGCCAACGGACACCATCTACACGTTCGTGGATGAGACAGGTGAACACACCGTCACCTATGCCCGGTTGGACACCGAGGTGCGCGCGGTGGCCGCGCGGCTCCAGCGGGAGCTGGCTCCTGGAGACAGGGCGCTGCTCATGTATCCGCCGGGCCGTGAGTACGTGGTGGGTTTCCTCGCGTGTCTGTACGCCGGCGTGGTGGCGGTGCCCGCGTATCCACCGGATGTGACGCGGCTGGGGCGCACGTTGCCCAGGCTCCAGGCGTTGGTGGCGGATTGTGGTGCGCGCGTGGCGCTCACGTCGCTGGCCATCTCCGAGCTGGTGGGTCCCCTCACCGAGGGACTGGAGGACCTGCGAGGACTGCGCTGGCTGGCGACGGACGTGGTGTCACTCGCCGAGGCCGAGTCATGGCGCCGCACGCCGGAGCTGTGCGAGGACACGGTGGCGTTCCTTCAGTACACGTCGGGCTCGACGGGGACACCTCGCGGCGTGGTGTTGAGTCACCGGCAGCTGCTCCACAACTCGGAGCTCATCGCCGTGGGCTTCGATGCGAAGCCAGAGCCGAGGGTGGTCTCGTGGCTGCCGCCGTACCACGACATGGGGCTGATTGGCGGAATCATCCATCCGCTGTATCGAGACATGCCGGCGTCGCTGATGGCGCCGATGTTCTTCCTCCAGCGCCCCCTGCGGTGGTTGGAGATCATCTCTCGTCACGGCGCCACGGTGAGCGGTGGACCGAACTTCGCGTTCGACTTGTGCGTGCGCAAGAGCACGCCCGAGGAGCGGGCCGCGCTGGACCTGAGCCGCTGGGAGGTCGCGTTCTGCGGCGCCGAGCCGGTGCGCGCCGAGACGATGCAGCGCTTCGCCGAGGCCTTCGCGCCAGCGGGCTTCCGGAGACAGGCGCTTTATCCCTGTTACGGGCTCGCGGAGGGGACCCTCATCGTCACGGGCCGCCAGCGTTCGGCGCGGCGCGAGGATGTGCTCGTGGTGCGCGACTTCTCGCGCGAGGGACTGGGGCGAGGCGAAGCGAGGGCGCCCGTCTCCGGCGAGTCCTCGGCGGCGCTGGTGAGCAGTGGCGAGGTGCTGGGAGGACAGACGCTTCGCGTGGTGGACCCGGTGACGCGGGACGAGGTGGTGCCGGGGCAGGTCGGAGAGCTGTGGGTTCGTGGCCTCAGCGTCGCACAGGGGTACTGGCAGCGCCCCGATGAGACCGAGCGCGACTTCAACGGGCGGCTCGCGAGCTCGGGGGATGGGCCATACCTGCGCACGGGAGACCTGGGCGCCGTCGTGGATGGGCAGGTCTTCGTCACGGGCCGCTTGAAGGACGTGCTCATCCTGCGTGGGCGCAATCTGTATCCGCAGGACGTGGAGTTGACGGTGGAGCGCGCGGCCCCGGGCTTGCGTCCGGGGTGTGGTGCCGCGTTCACGGTGGAGGTGGAGGGCGAAGAGCAGCTCGTCGTGATTCAAGAGGCGTCAGCGAAGGTGTTGGAGGAGGGCGCTGTCGATGTCGTGCTCGCGCGGATTCAAGCCGCGCTGACGGAGGAACACGGTGTGGCGGCGCACGCGGTGGTGCTCATCACCGCGGGGAGTCTGCCCAAGACGTCGAGCGGCAAGGTGCAGCGGCGCGCGACGCGGAAGGTGTTTCTCGAAGGCGCGCTGGAGCAGGTCGGAGAGCTTCGCGCGCCCCGGGTTTCGGAAGCGAAGCCTGTCGAGTCCTCGGTGGCGGAGCACTCGGATGTGTTCCCGTGGCTTGTGAGCGACGTGGCGCGGCGACTGGGCGTCGCGGTGGATGCGCTGGATGCGGATGCACCGCTCACGCAGTACGGCTTGGATTCTCTCCGTGGGCTGGAGGTGATGCACGGAATCCAGCAGACCTGGCGTGTATCACTCCCGCCAACGTTGCTCCTCCAGGGGCCGAGCCTTCGTGAGGTGGCGGAGTGGGTGAGCACCGCGCGCGCCAAGGTGACAGAGCCCTCCGCTTCGTCGTCGACGGAGACAGAGGATGTGTCGCCGCAGGTCTCGGATGGTCAGCGTGCGCTGTGGTTTCTCCAGCGCATGGCGCCTGGCGGGACGGCGTATCACATCGCCCGAGCGATGCGGCTGGCGCCCGAGGTGGACCTGGGTGTCCTCGGACGTGCGTTCACGGAGCTCGCCGTTCGTCACCCGGCCTTGGCGTGTGCCTTTCCGGAGGAGCACGGTGAGCCCGTGTGGCGGGCTGCCGCGGCCCCCGTGTTGGAAACGGAGTCGGTCCGGGGTGCGTCGGACGAGGCCTTGCGCGAGCGGCTCGATGCGGAGTCTCAACGCCCGTTCGACCTGGAGCGCGGGCCGCTGGTGCGGCTGAGAGTATTCACGGACGTCCCAAGTGGCCCCGTGTTGTTGGTGGTGTTTCACCATCTCGTCACGGACTTCTGGTCCCTGGAGGTGCTGGCCGAGGAGCTGGGGGCGCTCTACACCGCTGGCATCCACGCGAGGCCTGCATCCTTGCCTCCACCGCCACGCCGACGCGCGCGCGAAGCATCGCTCGTGGGGCCGCGAGGTGATGCGCTCCATGCGTGGTGGAGTGAGCGGCTCGGTGGAGAGCTTCCCGTCCTGGAGCTGCCCGCCTCGAGGCCTCGGCCGCGGCTCCAGTCATTCCGTGGCGCGACGGTGTCCTTCCGCGTGGAGCCAGAGACGGCCTCGCGATTGATGGCGATGGCCAGCGCGAGAGGTGCCACTCCCTTCATGGTGTTGCTGGCCGGGTATCTGGCCTTCCTGCGTCGCTACACCGGACAGGAGGACCTGGTGGTCGGGACGCCGACGGCGGGACGCGCGGATGCGGAGCTGGCTCGGCGGGTGGGCTACTTCGTCAATCCCGTGGCGCTGCGCATCCGTGTTGCGCGGAGCCTGTCCTTCTCCGAGTTGCTGGCCGACGTCCGCCGCTGTGTCCTCGATGCGCTGGAGCATCAGGAACTCCCGTTCGCGAGGTTGGTCGAGCGGCTCCAACCTCGGAGGGATGCATCGCGAGCGCCCGTGTTCCAGACGATGTTCGTGTTGCATTCCGGGCGCCCGGGACGCGAGTCGCTCGCGCCGTTCGCACTGGGCGATATGGGGACGCGCGTCAGGTTGGGGGCCTTGGAGTTGGAGTCCGTGCCGTTGAGGAACCAGGCCTCGGCCTTCGACCTCATGTTGACCATGGCCGAAGCGGACGGAGGCTTCGCCGCCAGCTTGGAGTACTGCGCGGACCTCTTCGACACGAAGAGCGCTGAACGGATGGCGGGCCACCTCCGCGCATTGATGGCCGCGGCGGCGCGCGCACCGGATGTGCCCGTGCTCGACCTGCCCTTGCTCGATGAGGACGAGCAACGAGAGATGCTATCGCTGGGGCGGCGGGCTTCCGTGTCCGAGTCACTGCCGGAGCAGGGACTGCACGGAGCCTTCGAGTCCTGGGTGGAGAAGTCGCCAGACGCGGTGGCGCTGGTCGCTGGTGCATCGAGGTGGACGTACCGCGAAGTGGATGCGTGGGCGGAGCGGATGGCTGCGCAGCTTCGACGACAGGGCGTCGAGTTGGAAGGCCGCGTGGGGGTCCTGCTGGAACGCGGCAGCCCCGGTGTGGTCGTCGCGTTCCTCGCGGTGCTGAAGGCAGGAGGAACCGTGGTCCCCTGCGAGCCGTCGCATCCTCCCGAACGAATCTCCTGGATGTTGCGCGATGCGGGAGCGCGTTGGCTCATCTCCGAGGACAGGCTCTCGCGGCGTCTCGAGCCGGCGGAGGACATGAAGCTCCTTCGTTGGGAGGAGCACGAAACGTGGAGTGCCCCTGATGTGGACACGCGACGGAATGCGCGGACGCTCCCGTCGCCGGATTGTGTGGCCTACGTCATCTACACCTCCGGGAGCACGGGGCGGCCGAAGGGCGTTCTCGTACCTCATCGCGGCGCCATGCATCTGGCCGAGGCCATGGCGCATCGCTTCGCGCTGGGGCCCGGCGCCCGAGTGCTCCAGTTCGCGTCGCCGGCCTTCGATGTCTCCGTGGGGGATTACCTCCAGGGCCTCATGACGGGAGCGACGCTCCATCTGCCTCCGCCCGGAGAGCTGCTCGCGGGGGAGGCGCTGCACCGTGTGCTTCGCGCTGAGCGCATCACCCATGTGACGCTTCCGCCCTCGGCCTGCGCGTTGTTGCCGGACGACCCGCTGCCGGACCTGCGGATGCTCATCACCGCGGGTGAGCCGTGTCCGGAGGACCTGGTGTCGCGCTTCGCGCCTGGGCGGACGATGGTGAATGCCTATGGGCCCACGGAGGCGACGGTGTTCGCGACGTGGGCGACCTGTCTGGCAGGGGAGGGACCTCCAGACATCGGCAGGCCCTTGCCTCAGATGGATGCCTACGTACTCGATGAGGCGTTGCGGCCCGTTCCTCCGGGCGTGGTGGGGGAGCTGTATCTCGGTGGCCCCATGGTCGCGCTTGGGTACTTGGGGCGGCCGGAGCTGTCTGCCGAACGCTTCGTGCCGGACTTCCACGGTGGACAGCCAGGAGCGCGCCTGTATCGCACGGGAGATGTGGCTCGCTGGCGTCCCTCCGGGCGCATCGAGTTCCTGGGCCGCGTCGACAATCAGGTGAAGCTGCGTGGCTTCCGCATCGAGCCGGGAGAAGTGGAGGTGGCCCTGCGCGAGCTCGCTGGAATGCGGCAAGCCCATGTCCGTGTCTGGCGTCCGCCAGGGGAAGGCGAGCCGCGATTGGTGGCGTACGTGGTGCCACCCGAAGGAGGACTGTCGCCACCTGGAGAACTGAGAGCCACCCTACGCGTGCGTCTGCCGGAGTACCTGGTGCCCGCGGAGTTCGTCGCGCTGGACGCGCTGCCCATCTCCTCCAGCGGGAAGGTGGACGCGCGAGCGTTGCCGCCACCGGTGCGGACCGCTTCGAGCGAAGGAGGGCCCCGCACGCCGCTGGAAGAGACCCTGGCTCGCGTCTGGGCGGAGTCGCTGGGCTTCCCCTCGGTGGGCGTGCACGCGCACTTCTTCGACGAGCTGGGAGGCAGCTCCTTGTCGGCCGTGCGCGTGTGCGCGCGGCTGCGCGACGTGCTCGGGCGCGACGTGCCGGTGACGCACTTCTTCGAGCACCCCACCATCCACGCTCTGGCGAGGAGGCTGTCCTCCGAATCAGAGCCGACCCCTCGGACCGCGAAGCACCACGAGCGCGCAGAGGCCCGCCGTCAGGCCCTCCTGCGTCGCGGCGGAAGGAACACCTGA